In Afipia sp. GAS231, a single window of DNA contains:
- a CDS encoding adenylate/guanylate cyclase domain-containing protein — protein MQQIEEWLEKLGMSGYAQRFLENRIDISVLGDLNDEDLRELGVVLGDRKKILRAIHNLHTAETTASAATPTESAPDAAERRQLTVMFCDLVGSTALSTQLDPEDLRKIIGAYHRTCAAVVEQIGGFVAKYMGDGVLIYFGYPRAHEHDAEHAVQAALAIVAAVAKLDTAAPNRLEVRVGIATGIVVVGDIVGSGEAQERGVVGETPNLAARLQAIAQPGMIVIADATRRLVGDLFLLTSLGPQHLKGLPGPVQAWAVDGANAIDGRFDALHLRGLGALIARERESAFLGQSWSRARMNEGQVVLIAGEAGIGKSRLVAAVLEQVAADAPTQLRYYCSPQHTNSPLHPVIKEMERRANFTREDDLKAKLDKLDAMLGRSSEAVTYGAPLADLLQLANDGRYPADDLTPAQRRQRTFEAIVLQTQNLARSGPVLLIFEDLHWIDPTSLELLGQLMDAIAALPVLLVATFRTEFEPPWAARPHITVMEIARLGPQQTEALLNEVIGERPLPAHIRKEIIDRADGIPLFVQEMTKAVLEAGSETRPAGAIPAAASSVPATLHASLMARLDRLGPAKEVAQMAAAIGREFNHALLAAIVPLTEPELNRSLDRLAGAGLLFRQGVPPDATYLFNHALVQEAAYGTLLREKRRALHAVLAETIETDFADIADSQPEVLARHYTEAGLLEKAASLWSKAGSRSLSRSALVEAAEQLARALDLIAKLPETAALRRERITLQIELANALIHTKGHAAPETRAAFDHARALIEHAEALGDTTDDPMVLFAVLYGFWVASRMSFQAEVTCELAAQFQALAEQRQARTPVMIGHLLMGISRVLAGELAVGSAELDRAVALYHHPEHRPLAMRFGHDVLVSALSWRAFSQWALGRTDAATADVERAIREAREFDHAATLMYALAHVSLALIYMGKLTAAAELADELMRLADGKGSRFWNAYGKLLRGRLLSLEGQDHAAADMIEAGISAMRSTGATAYAPWYLSILGAAYARIGRLGDARRYSEDALQSISDSGECWQEAEAFSIAGSVMLALDPPDVREAHAHFQRSLVVARRQMAKSFELTAAESLTVLSER, from the coding sequence ATGCAGCAGATCGAGGAATGGCTTGAGAAGCTGGGCATGTCTGGCTATGCCCAGCGGTTTCTTGAAAACCGGATCGATATCTCCGTCCTGGGGGATCTTAACGACGAAGACCTCAGAGAACTCGGGGTCGTCCTCGGCGATCGCAAGAAGATCTTGCGTGCGATCCACAATCTTCATACTGCCGAGACGACGGCATCCGCCGCCACACCAACGGAATCAGCCCCTGATGCCGCCGAGCGGCGCCAGCTGACCGTCATGTTCTGCGATCTCGTCGGCTCGACGGCGCTATCCACGCAACTCGATCCCGAGGACTTGCGGAAGATCATTGGCGCGTACCACCGGACTTGCGCGGCGGTCGTTGAACAGATCGGCGGTTTTGTCGCAAAATACATGGGCGATGGTGTGCTGATCTATTTCGGCTATCCGCGGGCCCACGAGCATGATGCCGAGCACGCCGTGCAGGCCGCACTTGCCATCGTCGCCGCGGTCGCAAAGCTCGATACGGCGGCGCCCAACCGGCTGGAGGTGCGTGTCGGGATTGCAACCGGGATCGTCGTGGTCGGAGACATCGTCGGCTCTGGAGAGGCGCAGGAACGCGGTGTCGTCGGCGAGACGCCGAATCTGGCGGCCCGCCTGCAGGCGATTGCCCAACCTGGAATGATCGTTATCGCAGACGCAACGCGGCGGCTGGTCGGCGATCTGTTCCTGCTGACAAGCCTTGGGCCGCAGCATCTGAAAGGCCTCCCCGGACCGGTTCAGGCCTGGGCGGTCGACGGCGCGAACGCCATCGATGGCCGCTTCGACGCCTTGCATCTGCGCGGGTTGGGAGCCCTGATTGCCCGCGAGCGCGAATCCGCTTTCCTGGGGCAGAGCTGGTCCAGAGCGCGAATGAATGAGGGACAGGTCGTCCTCATTGCCGGTGAGGCGGGCATCGGCAAATCGCGTCTGGTCGCCGCCGTTCTGGAGCAGGTTGCCGCAGACGCGCCGACGCAGCTGCGTTACTACTGCTCTCCGCAGCATACCAACTCCCCGCTTCATCCTGTTATCAAGGAGATGGAACGGCGCGCGAACTTCACGCGCGAAGACGACCTGAAGGCAAAGCTCGACAAGCTCGACGCCATGCTCGGCCGTTCGTCGGAAGCCGTAACGTACGGGGCGCCGCTTGCCGATCTGCTCCAACTCGCCAATGACGGCCGCTATCCCGCCGACGATCTGACGCCGGCGCAGCGCCGCCAGAGAACGTTCGAAGCAATCGTGCTGCAAACCCAGAACCTGGCGCGCTCCGGGCCGGTGCTCCTGATATTTGAGGATCTGCATTGGATCGATCCGACCAGCCTTGAACTGCTTGGTCAGCTCATGGACGCGATTGCCGCCCTTCCCGTGCTGCTGGTTGCAACGTTTCGAACCGAATTTGAACCACCTTGGGCGGCTCGGCCGCACATCACGGTCATGGAGATCGCCCGGCTTGGTCCGCAGCAGACCGAAGCCCTCCTCAACGAGGTGATCGGAGAACGCCCGCTCCCGGCGCACATCCGCAAGGAGATCATCGATCGTGCTGACGGAATACCTCTGTTTGTCCAGGAGATGACCAAGGCCGTGCTGGAGGCAGGTTCCGAAACGAGGCCAGCCGGAGCGATTCCTGCGGCTGCGAGCTCGGTGCCGGCCACCCTTCACGCATCATTGATGGCAAGGTTGGACCGGCTTGGTCCGGCCAAGGAGGTGGCGCAGATGGCGGCCGCGATCGGTCGCGAATTCAACCATGCGCTCCTCGCCGCCATCGTGCCGCTGACCGAGCCTGAGTTGAACCGTTCGCTCGACCGTCTCGCCGGCGCGGGCTTGCTGTTTCGCCAGGGCGTTCCCCCGGATGCGACCTATCTCTTCAATCACGCGCTGGTTCAGGAAGCGGCCTATGGCACCCTCTTGCGTGAGAAGCGCCGCGCGCTCCACGCCGTGCTTGCCGAGACCATCGAAACCGATTTCGCGGATATTGCGGACAGCCAACCGGAAGTGCTGGCCCGGCATTACACCGAAGCCGGCCTGCTCGAGAAGGCCGCAAGCCTGTGGAGCAAGGCCGGAAGCCGCTCGCTTTCCCGGTCGGCACTGGTCGAAGCGGCGGAGCAGCTCGCGCGCGCCCTCGACCTGATCGCCAAATTGCCCGAGACTGCCGCATTGCGGCGTGAGCGGATCACGCTGCAGATCGAGCTCGCCAATGCCCTTATCCACACCAAGGGCCATGCGGCTCCCGAGACACGAGCGGCATTCGATCACGCCCGCGCATTGATCGAGCATGCGGAGGCGCTGGGCGATACGACGGACGACCCGATGGTGCTGTTTGCGGTGCTGTATGGTTTCTGGGTGGCAAGCCGCATGTCGTTTCAGGCAGAGGTGACATGCGAGCTCGCCGCGCAATTCCAGGCGCTTGCCGAACAGCGGCAGGCCAGAACGCCTGTGATGATCGGTCATCTCCTGATGGGAATTTCACGTGTGCTCGCCGGGGAGCTGGCCGTCGGCTCCGCCGAGCTCGATCGCGCCGTGGCGCTGTATCACCACCCCGAGCACCGCCCGCTCGCGATGCGGTTTGGCCATGATGTTCTCGTCTCTGCATTGTCGTGGCGCGCCTTTTCGCAGTGGGCGCTCGGTCGCACCGACGCCGCGACAGCCGACGTCGAGCGCGCGATCCGCGAGGCGCGCGAGTTCGATCACGCCGCGACGTTGATGTATGCGCTCGCCCATGTGTCGCTGGCGCTGATCTACATGGGCAAACTCACCGCCGCGGCCGAGCTGGCCGACGAACTCATGCGACTTGCCGACGGAAAGGGATCCCGCTTCTGGAATGCCTATGGGAAGCTGTTGCGCGGCCGCCTGCTCTCGCTTGAGGGACAGGACCACGCTGCCGCCGACATGATCGAGGCCGGGATTTCGGCCATGCGATCCACCGGGGCGACAGCCTATGCGCCGTGGTATCTCAGCATTCTGGGCGCGGCCTACGCCCGCATCGGACGGCTTGGCGATGCACGGCGCTACAGTGAAGACGCCTTGCAGAGCATCAGCGACAGCGGCGAATGCTGGCAGGAGGCGGAAGCCTTCAGCATCGCCGGATCGGTGATGCTGGCGCTCGATCCGCCTGATGTCCGAGAGGCGCACGCCCATTTCCAGCGGTCGCTGGTGGTTGCGAGACGGCAGATGGCCAAATCTTTCGAACTGACGGCGGCCGAAAGCCTGACCGTCCTCTCCGAACGGTGA
- a CDS encoding S41 family peptidase, whose product MRKNITFLLGTATGVCLTLLVAGPQQLATAARAAVESGTYSKLNLFGDVFERVRTDYVEKPDDSKLMEGAINGMISSLDPHSRYMNAKGWSDMQETTHGEFGGLGIEVTMEDGFVKVVTPIDDTPAAKAGIMSGDVITQIDDDTIQGLSLDQAVAKMKGPADSKIRLKIVRKGADAPVDIALVREVIRVKPVRYHTDGGDIGYIRITSFNEQTTDGLRKAITEISKEIPQDKLAGYVVDLRNNPGGLLDQAVSVTSAFMNRGEVVSTRGRTPEETQRFTARGGDLTKGKPLVVLINGGSASASEIVAGALHDHKRAMLIGTRSFGKGSVQTIIPLGSGNGALALTTARYYTPSGRSIQAQGVVPDLEVLQVVPDELKSRAELQGEASMRGHLAAAEGAEQTGSQSYVPPSEKDDKALTAAFNQLRGVTVNANAPSAVKRPVPN is encoded by the coding sequence ATGCGCAAGAACATTACCTTTCTGCTGGGCACGGCCACGGGCGTCTGCCTGACCCTTCTGGTTGCCGGGCCTCAGCAACTGGCGACGGCGGCGAGGGCTGCGGTCGAGTCCGGCACCTATTCGAAACTCAACCTGTTCGGTGACGTGTTCGAGCGCGTCCGCACCGACTATGTCGAGAAGCCCGACGACAGCAAGCTGATGGAGGGCGCCATCAACGGCATGATCTCCTCGCTCGATCCGCATTCGCGTTACATGAACGCCAAGGGCTGGAGCGATATGCAGGAGACCACGCATGGCGAGTTCGGCGGGCTCGGCATCGAGGTCACGATGGAAGACGGCTTCGTCAAGGTGGTGACGCCGATCGACGATACGCCGGCAGCCAAGGCCGGCATCATGTCGGGCGACGTGATCACCCAGATCGACGACGACACGATTCAGGGGCTCTCGCTCGACCAGGCGGTGGCCAAGATGAAGGGGCCGGCCGACAGCAAGATCAGGCTGAAGATCGTTCGCAAGGGCGCCGACGCGCCGGTCGACATCGCGCTGGTGCGCGAAGTGATCCGGGTCAAGCCGGTGCGCTACCACACCGACGGCGGCGACATCGGCTATATCAGGATCACCAGCTTCAACGAGCAGACCACCGACGGCTTGCGCAAGGCGATCACGGAAATTTCAAAGGAAATCCCGCAGGACAAGCTTGCGGGTTACGTCGTCGATCTCCGCAACAATCCGGGCGGACTGCTCGACCAGGCGGTCTCGGTGACGAGCGCCTTCATGAACCGCGGCGAAGTGGTTTCGACCCGCGGCCGCACGCCGGAAGAAACCCAGCGCTTCACCGCGCGCGGCGGCGACCTGACCAAAGGCAAGCCGCTGGTCGTGCTGATCAACGGCGGATCGGCTTCCGCCTCCGAGATCGTGGCGGGCGCGCTTCACGACCACAAGCGCGCCATGCTGATCGGCACGCGTTCGTTCGGCAAGGGCTCGGTGCAGACCATCATTCCGCTGGGCTCGGGCAATGGTGCGCTGGCACTGACCACCGCGCGCTACTACACGCCGTCCGGGCGTTCGATCCAGGCCCAGGGCGTCGTGCCCGACCTCGAAGTGCTTCAGGTCGTGCCGGACGAGCTGAAGAGCCGCGCCGAGTTGCAGGGTGAGGCGTCGATGCGCGGGCATCTGGCGGCAGCCGAGGGCGCCGAGCAGACCGGTTCGCAATCCTACGTTCCGCCATCGGAAAAGGACGACAAGGCGCTGACCGCCGCCTTCAACCAGCTCCGCGGCGTCACCGTGAACGCCAACGCCCCGTCGGCGGTGAAGCGGCCGGTGCCGAACTAG